In Equus asinus isolate D_3611 breed Donkey chromosome 13, EquAss-T2T_v2, whole genome shotgun sequence, one DNA window encodes the following:
- the GRN gene encoding progranulin isoform X1, producing the protein MWTLVSWVALVAGLVAGTQCPDGQLCPVACCLGPGGASYSCCNPLLDKWPAVLSRRLGRPCQTDAHCSHGYSCLSTISGTSSCCPFPEAVSCGDGRHCCPHGFHCSADGRSCFRRSDTSSLGAVQCPGSQFECPNSSTCCPMLDGSWGCCPMPQASCCEDKVHCCPHGTSCDLAHARCLAAMGTHPLAKKIPAQRTNREVVMCPDARSRCPDGSTCCELPSGNYGCCPMPNAICCSDHLHCCPQDTVCDLIHNKCLSKENATDLLTKLPAHTVQEVKCDMEMSCPDGYTCCRLQSGAWGCCPFAQAVCCEDHIHCCPAGFRCDTEKGTCEQGTLQVPWMEQAPAHLSLLDPQAMESDVPCDNVTSCPSSNTCCRLISGEWGCCPVPEAVCCSDHQHCCPQGYTCVAGGQCQRGNKMVTGLEKTPARRASLSHPRDMGCDQFTGCPVGQTCCPSLSGRWACCQLPHAVCCEDHQHCCPAGYTCNVKARSCEKEVDSAQPAARLPVGPHVGVGDVQCGEGHFCHDNQTCCRASQGGWACCPYSQGVCCADQRHCCPVGFRCAAKGTKCLRRAALRWDTPVRAPAPRQLL; encoded by the exons ATGTGGACCCTGGTGAGCTGGGTGGCCTTAGTGGCAGGGCTGGTGGCTGGAACACAGTGCCCAGATGGTCAGCTCTGCCCTGTGGCCTGCTGCCTGGGCCCAGGAGGAGCCAGCTATAGCTGCTGCAATCCCCTTCTG GACAAATGGCCTGCAGTGCTGAGCAGGCGTCTGGGCAGACCCTGCCAGACAGATGCCCATTGCTCTCATGGCTACTCCTGCCTCAGCACCATCTCGGGGACCTCCAGCTGCTGCCCATTCCCAGAG GCCGTGTCATGTGGAGATGGCCGCCACTGCTGCCCACATGGCTTCCACTGCAGTGCTGATGGGCGGTCCTGCTTCCGAAGATCAG ATACCAGTTCCTTGGGTGCTGTCCAGTGCCCCGGTAGCCAGTTTGAATGCCCCAACTCCTCCACGTGCTGCCCTATGCTCGATGGCTCCTGGGGATGCTGTCCCATGCCCCAG GCTTCTTGCTGTGAAGACAAGGTGCATTGCTGCCCCCATGGTACCTCCTGTGACCTGGCTCATGCCCGCTGCCTCGCAGCCATGGGCACCCACCCCCTGGCAAAGAAGATCCCAGCACAAAGGACTAATAGGGAAG TGGTCATGTGCCCTGATGCCCGGTCCCGGTGCCCTGATGGTTCTACCTGCTGCGAGCTGCCCAGTGGGAATTATGGCTGCTGCCCAATGCCCAAT GCCATCTGCTGCTCCGACCACCTGCACTGCTGCCCCCAGGACACTGTGTGCGACCTGATCCACAATAAGTGCCTCTCCAAGGAGAATGCTACAGACCTCCTCACCAAGTTGCCGGCACACACAG TGCAAGAGGTGAAGTGTGATATGGAGATGAGCTGTCCAGACGGTTACACCTGCTGCCGCCTACAGTCAGGGGCCTGGGGCTGCTGCCCTTTTGCTCAG GCTGTGTGCTGTGAGGACCACATACACTGCTGCCCGGCCGGGTTTAGGTGTGACACAGAGAAGGGTACCTGTGAACAGGGCACCCTCCAGGTGCCCTGGATGGAGCAGGCCCCAGCCCACCTCAGCTTGCTGGACCCCCAAGCCATGGAGAGTGATGTCCCCTGTGATAATGTCACCAGCTGTCCCTCCTCCAATACCTGCTGTCGACTCATATCTGGGGAGTGGGGCTGCTGTCCTGTCCCAGAG GCTGTCTGCTGCTCTGACCACCAGCACTGCTGCCCCCAGGGCTACACGTGTGTGGCTGGGGGGCAGTGTCAGAGGGGGAACAAGATGGTGACCGGACTGGAGAAGACACCTGCCCGCCGAGCTTCCCTGTCCCACCCCAGGGACATGGGCTGTGACCAGTTCACCGGCTGCCCGGTGGGGCAGACCTGCTGCCCAAGCCTGAGTGGGCGCTGGGCCTGCTGCCAGTTGCCCCAT gCCGTTTGCTGTGAGGACCACCAGCACTGCTGCCCAGCTGGGTACACCTGCAATGTGAAGGCCAGATCCTGTGAGAAGGAGGTGGACTCTGCCCAGCCTGCTGCCCGCCTGCCTGTTGGCCCTCACGTGGGTGTAGGGGACGTGCAGTGTGGGGAAGGGCACTTCTGCCACGACAACCAGACCTGCTGCCGAGCTAGCCAAGGGGGCTGGGCCTGCTGTCCCTACAGCCAG GGCGTGTGTTGTGCGGATCAGCGTCACTGCTGTCCTGTTGGCTTCCGCTGCGCGGCCAAGGGCACCAAGTGTCTGCGCAGGGCAGCCCTGCGCTGGGACACTCCTGTGAGGGCTCCAGCCCCGAGACAGCTGCTGTGA
- the GRN gene encoding progranulin isoform X2 produces MWTLVSWVALVAGLVAGTQCPDGQLCPVACCLGPGGASYSCCNPLLDKWPAVLSRRLGRPCQTDAHCSHGYSCLSTISGTSSCCPFPEAVSCGDGRHCCPHGFHCSADGRSCFRRSDTSSLGAVQCPGSQFECPNSSTCCPMLDGSWGCCPMPQASCCEDKVHCCPHGTSCDLAHARCLAAMGTHPLAKKIPAQRTNREVVMCPDARSRCPDGSTCCELPSGNYGCCPMPNAICCSDHLHCCPQDTVCDLIHNKCLSKENATDLLTKLPAHTVQEVKCDMEMSCPDGYTCCRLQSGAWGCCPFAQAVCCEDHIHCCPAGFRCDTEKGTCEQGTLQVPWMEQAPAHLSLLDPQAMESDVPCDNVTSCPSSNTCCRLISGEWGCCPVPEAVCCEDHQHCCPAGYTCNVKARSCEKEVDSAQPAARLPVGPHVGVGDVQCGEGHFCHDNQTCCRASQGGWACCPYSQGVCCADQRHCCPVGFRCAAKGTKCLRRAALRWDTPVRAPAPRQLL; encoded by the exons ATGTGGACCCTGGTGAGCTGGGTGGCCTTAGTGGCAGGGCTGGTGGCTGGAACACAGTGCCCAGATGGTCAGCTCTGCCCTGTGGCCTGCTGCCTGGGCCCAGGAGGAGCCAGCTATAGCTGCTGCAATCCCCTTCTG GACAAATGGCCTGCAGTGCTGAGCAGGCGTCTGGGCAGACCCTGCCAGACAGATGCCCATTGCTCTCATGGCTACTCCTGCCTCAGCACCATCTCGGGGACCTCCAGCTGCTGCCCATTCCCAGAG GCCGTGTCATGTGGAGATGGCCGCCACTGCTGCCCACATGGCTTCCACTGCAGTGCTGATGGGCGGTCCTGCTTCCGAAGATCAG ATACCAGTTCCTTGGGTGCTGTCCAGTGCCCCGGTAGCCAGTTTGAATGCCCCAACTCCTCCACGTGCTGCCCTATGCTCGATGGCTCCTGGGGATGCTGTCCCATGCCCCAG GCTTCTTGCTGTGAAGACAAGGTGCATTGCTGCCCCCATGGTACCTCCTGTGACCTGGCTCATGCCCGCTGCCTCGCAGCCATGGGCACCCACCCCCTGGCAAAGAAGATCCCAGCACAAAGGACTAATAGGGAAG TGGTCATGTGCCCTGATGCCCGGTCCCGGTGCCCTGATGGTTCTACCTGCTGCGAGCTGCCCAGTGGGAATTATGGCTGCTGCCCAATGCCCAAT GCCATCTGCTGCTCCGACCACCTGCACTGCTGCCCCCAGGACACTGTGTGCGACCTGATCCACAATAAGTGCCTCTCCAAGGAGAATGCTACAGACCTCCTCACCAAGTTGCCGGCACACACAG TGCAAGAGGTGAAGTGTGATATGGAGATGAGCTGTCCAGACGGTTACACCTGCTGCCGCCTACAGTCAGGGGCCTGGGGCTGCTGCCCTTTTGCTCAG GCTGTGTGCTGTGAGGACCACATACACTGCTGCCCGGCCGGGTTTAGGTGTGACACAGAGAAGGGTACCTGTGAACAGGGCACCCTCCAGGTGCCCTGGATGGAGCAGGCCCCAGCCCACCTCAGCTTGCTGGACCCCCAAGCCATGGAGAGTGATGTCCCCTGTGATAATGTCACCAGCTGTCCCTCCTCCAATACCTGCTGTCGACTCATATCTGGGGAGTGGGGCTGCTGTCCTGTCCCAGAG gCCGTTTGCTGTGAGGACCACCAGCACTGCTGCCCAGCTGGGTACACCTGCAATGTGAAGGCCAGATCCTGTGAGAAGGAGGTGGACTCTGCCCAGCCTGCTGCCCGCCTGCCTGTTGGCCCTCACGTGGGTGTAGGGGACGTGCAGTGTGGGGAAGGGCACTTCTGCCACGACAACCAGACCTGCTGCCGAGCTAGCCAAGGGGGCTGGGCCTGCTGTCCCTACAGCCAG GGCGTGTGTTGTGCGGATCAGCGTCACTGCTGTCCTGTTGGCTTCCGCTGCGCGGCCAAGGGCACCAAGTGTCTGCGCAGGGCAGCCCTGCGCTGGGACACTCCTGTGAGGGCTCCAGCCCCGAGACAGCTGCTGTGA